One window of the Leishmania panamensis strain MHOM/PA/94/PSC-1 chromosome 8 sequence genome contains the following:
- a CDS encoding hypothetical protein (TriTrypDB/GeneDB-style sysID: LpmP.08.0400) → MHAATLSSLPEDESPVAPVSPPDSNATRTDAAPYPSSSTTHTAAVPSSLSTAEMSNPVASDFARLDATTIVEALLWMSGGKSSGCGWQGPAPHTVEVQADRSSTPLEASVEALKASHQPPPPLLPNSAVLPSTGNESLVCARAYAASEPNAPPAAAATVAPLQRPSSHVPSSSLAPFFQEDAAMTPCEQTPTPRRSDAAHAYRMGRRDDGEGQAHALPCTAPTAGVDSTGLVSSTFASRSSTAAVSRTSPQGGEVLSVTALQRAPSVPRQASAPAAGTDAPGAVSAPRSRAAGTEVGGALWQQAFAVHAQQLLRETQQQVDELRQYQQKAVREAQRADAVAAGYRALEVQLAEADAKRAEERVAHEAAFTELSQQALRLEEAVGVLRRSKLELQRQLKEGQIAAAQQVAEHQRELRELRSAFESHVERMCTEQHRQVDQWRQERQQLEEELAEWKSTGITMSAQQRHMEVHCAKPEHQHRADVATSLHAMSTPACEAEAERTTAVCRVDAATTTDKVNPPAAPTTPQEDNASPYARVHRDVLAQQQLREQTMLSQLSIADARVQQEAKQRRLAEDRVAELLKQSEQLREALANAEIATLNAERASEVVRKHAAAALAGQSPTKRANSNHQRRQRTIVEQDVAYQRQQLLQKIQHEYTALRRERVALVSQHKAQQQRAAERWIAVRSAVSTLLHVVGLHDAQSTLDAANDADTSSLPCIGDVFTESSETSLNGILAALDTLTSALRSQQKAAAADEAAMHEQRRLSALEEALRAAEAQNLAHIASLEATKAQLCESQRELAVWQQRQKGLATRQDAQDAAWRVTALQLKQVTGVVRRALREYAQPLPASLSMLNSARAAAAESADSARRRVVRRRSTRGLKQRSRSTPTSAALLDSAEDSEGDATVSSRGLHHEAFVPGKVPCEGNEDDDTDTIAGAKCGSPPWLLSTSTASLSFSSAATFGITELTDAGGDAGHSGVRRAMAVVSRGLLRLLTTWRTRQHTLVEAHKALQRQVEDAMAQNAALAEGQREAKSRYQQQLRLSRAAEQRRAHQLEHAQQELEDAKRQHVLDSAQARQKASEWESERDVLCRRVRVAEEQVNRAEQALVEADVAHSTQHASHETLQRELSDVTASRDRLERRQADLCVHIEDLEARLLVAERTQAALHALITTSVAFIARLSADHQQLQGHYRVLRTLAQAETQTARMVECVLERNNLRKEEQGSAAVAERRLTWSAGAPSGASAWPAAAAPHSSAPATRLRAVGHAVRAATRLSLLLAARQRLRDNAGTHDSDASFLSPAATAAESAALQPLLLALSSAFTWGAAAPVLNSAVITPHDSLLQRYTTRPDSCVLPVVRLPPPLELVALGYNEDSEVEARGEARGHKARFGCRSGAYENEAAHVSAGHQQRQLVRLLTVAQLDVQAPTTRHLCAEVVAAGSASARATAELLQLVHVRHALSEKLMGPRCQSSLSISQPQSVPPLPDLRPLLPERLAALLQWQLERTTMQACHASESNMLVQRLVQQNEKVVSALQLRTQEYDAASAKVQSLASQLEQLQAERTDRTAVQEKLVEARASLLRERQLRRAAEERLAELALTRLQWLSDQEQYKREVCLLKMELANASMGSTPPAEEGVRALLAVRGDGVVPPLIKSALSIQVGDTTMTDTACHPASPLPRLDPLSGSVMDGSAMYEPDRVHSGHPPAYRSAPLAAEVDWHLNPENVYYCKLPPNGHQHDDRSHAGRHHVGSCDMNVEAPKGNDARGMASPLPALQYRPRISLPTPQDLAESVPPDGTRSASATHGGGGGVWSIHNTGASLWNAQLQPQSSSSATALSSAALSITTRARTRGSELPPAPQPSLPSTHALQLYVPNVVRQREKGPPLQ, encoded by the coding sequence ATGCATGctgccaccctctcttctttgcctgaGGATGAGTCACCCGTGGCGCCGGTATCGCCGCCCGACAGCAATGCTACCAGAACCGACGCAGCACCGTACCCGTCGTCATCTACGACgcacacagcagcggtgccatcATCATTGTCGACTGCGGAGATGAGCAACCCTGTTGCTTCCGACTTTGCTCGTCTGGACGCGACCACCATTGtggaagcgctgctgtggatgaGCGGTGGTaagagcagcggctgtgGGTGGCAGGGGCCAGCCCCACATACTGTGGAGGTCCAGGCTGACCGCAGCTCCACTCCGTTGGAGGCGAGTGTGGAGGCACTGAAAGCCTCGcatcagccgccgccgccactgctgccgaaCTCGGCAGTACTGCCTTCAACAGGCAACGAGAGCCTCgtctgcgcacgtgcgtATGCGGCGAGCGAACCGAAcgcgccaccagcggcggcggcaactgTAGCCCCACTGCAAAGGCCTTCCTCTCATGTcccctcgtcttctcttgCGCCTTTCTTTCAAGAGGACGCAGCGATGACCCCATGCGAACAGACGCCAACACCGCGCCGCAGTGATGCCGCTCACGCTTATCGTATGGGGAGGCGCGACGACGGTGAGGGGCAAGCGCATGCTCTCCCCTGCACCGCCCCCACCGCAGGCGTCGACTCTACTGGACTCGTATCCTCCACTTTCGCCTCACGAAGTTCAACGGCAGCCGTGTCGCGCACATCACCACAGGGGGGCGAGGTACTTTCGGTCACTGCGCTGCAACGAGCTCCCTCCGTCCCACGACAAGCATccgcacctgctgctggcacGGATGCGCCGGGAGCCGTTTCCGCACCTCGAAGTAGGGCTGCGGGCACAGAGGTGGGTggtgcgctgtggcagcaggcCTTTGCGgtacacgcgcagcagctacTCCGCGAGACGCAACAGCAGGTGGATGAATTGCGCCAGTACCAGCAGAAGGCTGTGCGAGAGGCACAGCGGGCTGATGCAGTAGCAGCAGGCTACCGTGCACTGGAAGTACAGCTCGCTGAAGCGGATGCGAAGCGCGCCGAGGAGCGTGTGGCACACGAGGCTGCGTTCACTGAGCTGTcccagcaggcgctgcgacTCGAGGAAGCTGTCGGGGTGCTGCGTCGTTCTAAactggagctgcagcggcaactGAAGGAGGGCCAGATagcggcagcacagcaaGTGGCGGAACACCAGCGGGAGCTTCGAGAGCTGCGAAGCGCATTCGAAAGTCATGTTGAGCGAATGTGCAcggagcagcaccggcaaGTCGATCAGTGGCGCCaagagcgacagcagctcgAGGAAGAGCTGGCAGAATGGAAATCGACTGGGATCACGATGTCCGCACAGCAGAGACACATGGAGGTGCATTGCGCCAAGCCAGAGCATCAGCACAGAGCCGATGTGGCTACTTCGCTGCATGCGATGTCGACGCCTGCCTGTGAAGCAGAGGCAGAGCGCACCACAGCTGTCTGTCGGGTCGAtgcggccaccaccactgacAAGGTAAATCCACCCGCTGCTCCAACGACACCCCAAGAGGACAACGCTTCGCCATACGCCCGCGTGCATCGCGACGtgctggcacagcagcagctgcgggagcAGACCATGCTGTCTCAGCTGTCCATTGCCGACGCCCGCGTCCAGCAAGAGGCAAAGCAGCGACGACTCGCCGAGGACCGGGTGGccgagctgctgaagcagagtgagcagctgcgggaggcgctggcgaatGCAGAAATAGCCACGCTCAACGCAGAGCGCGCGTCTGAGGTGGTGAGGaagcacgcagcagcggcgctcgcaGGCCAGTCGCCCACTAAGAGGGCGAATTCTAATCACCAGAGGCGTCAGCGCACGATCGTGGAGCAGGACGTTGCGTATCAGCGGCAACAACTGCTCCAGAAGATTCAGCACGAGTACACTGCGCTTCGTCGAGAGAGAGTCGCCCTAGTTTCGCAGCACAAAGcccagcaacagcgagcGGCAGAGCGGTGGATTGCCGTGCGCTCCGCTGTCAGTACCCTCCTCCATGTGGTGGGCTTACACGACGCTCAGAGCACTCTCGACGCTGCGAATGATGCTGACACGTCGAGTCTTCCATGCATTGGCGACGTCTTCACCGAGTCCAGTGAGACGTCGCTCAATGGCATCTTGGCCGCACTCGACACCCTCACCTCCGCCTTGCGCTcgcagcagaaggcggccgccgcggacGAAGCGGCGATGCACGAGCAGCGACGACTGTCggcactggaggaggcgctgcgcgccgcgGAGGCACAGAACCTGGCGCACATTGCCTCCCTTGAGGCCACCAAGGCCCAGTTGTGCGAGTCGCAACGCGAACTTGCagtgtggcagcagcgccaaaaGGGGCTAGCGACTCGCCAAGACGCACAGGATGCGGCGTGGAGGGTGACTGCGCTACAGCTGAAGCAAGTCACAGGTGTGGTGCGGCGTGCCTTGCGCGAGTATGCACAACCCCTGCCTGCGTCGTTGTCGATGTTGAACTCAgcgagagctgctgcagctgaaagTGCCGACAGTGCGCGTCGCCGAGtcgtgaggaggagaagcactcGCGGCCTGAAGCAGCGATCGCGTAGTAcccccacctctgccgcgtTGCTCGACAGTGCCGAGGACAGCGAAGGCGACGCAACCGTGAGTTCGCGGGGCCTGCATCATGAGGCATTCGTGCCGGGTAAGGTGCCCTGCGAGGGAAACGAGGATGATGACACCGACACCATTGCTGGCGCTAAATGCGGATCGCCCCCGTGGCTCCTCTCCACGTCGACTGCGAGCTTGTCCTTTTCATCGGCGGCCACGTTCGGCATCACTGAGCTCACGGACGCTGGTGGCGATGCAGGGCACAGTGGAGTCCGTCGTGCTATGGCAGTGGTGTCGCGGGGCCTCTTGAGGCTGCTCACGACGTGGCGCACTCGTCAACATACCCTCGTCGAGGCGCACAAGGCGTTACAGCGGCAAGTCGAAGATGCGATGGCACAAAATGCCGCCTTGGCAGAGGGGCAGCGCGAGGCGAAGTCACGCTATCAGCAGCAACTGCGTCTCTCCCGTGctgcggagcagcgccgcgcgcaCCAGCTCGAGCACGCACAGCAAGAACTAGAGGACGCGAAGCGACAGCACGTGCTCGACAGCGCACAAGCACGCCAGAAAGCGTCAGAGTGGGAAAGCGAGCGTGACGTGCTATGTCGCCGTGTACGCGTCGCGGAAGAGCAGGTGAACCGAGCCGAGCAGGCGCTCGTGGAGGCGGATGTCGCCCACAGCACCCAGCACGCTTCCCACGAAACACTGCAGCGTGAGCTGAGCGACGTTACGGCGTCGCGCGATCGGCTGGAGCGCCGACAGGCTGATCTCTGTGTGCACATCGAAGACTTAGAAGCGCGACTGCTGGTGGCGGAGCGGACCCAGGCAGCCCTGCACGCGCTGATCACAACCTCCGTGGCGTTTATCGCGCGACTCTCGGCGGATCATCAACAGTTGCAGGGACACTATCGGGTTCTGCGCACCCTCGCCCAGGCAGAGACGCAGACGGCAAGGATGGTCGAGTGCGTACTGGAGCGCAACAACCtgaggaaagaagagcaaggGTCGGCAGCGGTCGCTGAGCGAAGGCTCACGTGGTCGGCAGGTGCTCCGAGCGGTGCATCTGCTTGgcccgcggcggcagcgccgcactcTTCTGCTCCTGCTACGCGCCTCCGTGCAGTGGGTCATGCTGTGCGAGCTGCGACGCGGCTTTCGCTGCTCCTGGCAGCGCGCCAGCGTCTGCGGGATAACGCCGGTACACACGACTCTGATGCATCGTTTCTCTCGCccgcggcaacagcggcggaatcagcagcactgcagccacTCTTGCTggcgctctcctccgccttcacgTGGGGTGCTGCGGCTCCGGTGCTCAACAGCGCGGTGATCACGCCTCACGATAGCCTGCTACAGCGCTACACGACACGCCCGGACTCCTGTGTGCTCCCTGTTGTTCGtcttccaccaccgctggagCTTGTCGCTCTCGGGTACAATGAGGACTCAGAGGTAGAGGCCAGAGGAGAGGCTAGAGGACACAAGGCGCGCTtcggctgccgcagtggcgcGTACGAGAACGAGGCAGCGCACGTCAGCGCAGGACaccaacagcggcagctcgtGCGGCTGCTTACCGTCGCACAACTCGATGTGCAGGCTCCCACGACGCGGCACCTGTGCGCTGAGGTAGTCGCAGCCGGCTCAGCAAGTGCGCGTGCCACGGCagagctcctgcagctcgtcCACGTACGCCACGCCTTGAGTGAGAAGCTGATGGGGCCTCGATGTCAGAGTAGCCTGTCGATCTCGCAACCACAGTCAGTGCCTCCGCTCCCGGACcttcgccccctccttccagAACGACTCGCCGCGCTCCTTCAGTGGCAACTGGAGCGGACCACCATGCAGGCCTGTCACGCCTCAGAGTCGAACATGCTCGTGCAGCGGCTGGTGCAGCAAAATGAAAAGGTGGtctcggcgctgcagcttcgcACGCAAGAGTACGACGCGGCCTCGGCGAAGGTACAGTCATTGGCAtcgcagctggagcagctgcaggcggagcGAACGGATCGCACAGCCGTTCAAGAAAAGCTGGTCGAGGCGCGTGCATCACTGCTGCGGGAGCGCCAACTGCGCCgcgcggcggaggagcgACTGGCGGAGTTGGCGCTCACGCGACTTCAGTGGCTCAGCGACCAGGAGCAGTACAAGCGTGAGGTCTGCCTGTTAAAGATGGAGCTGGCCAACGCCTCTATGGGAAGTACGCCGCCTGCTGAGGAGGGCGTGCGCGCTCTTCTTGCTGTGCGTGGCGATGGTGTTGTACCCCCACTGATCAAGTCTGCATTGTCGATACAAGTGGGTGACACAACCATGACGGACACGGCATGCCATCCGgcctcaccgctgccacgcctTGATCCCCTCTCGGGGAGTGTGATGGACGGGAGTGCAATGTACGAGCCCGATCGTGTGCACAGCGGCCATCCTCCAGCCTATCGCAGCGCTCCTTtagcggcagaggtggactGGCATCTCAACCCTGAGAACGTCTACTACTGCAAGCTGCCCCCAAACGGTCATCAGCACGACGATCGCTCTCACGCCGGGCGCCATCATGTGGGTAGTTGTGACATGAACGTGGAGGCTCCAAAGGGAAACGACGCGCGTGGTATGGCATCACCgttgccagcgctgcagtacCGCCCCCGCATCAGCTTGCCGACGCCGCAGGATCTCGCCGAGAGCGTACCGCCGGATGGGACCCGCTCTGCTAGTGCTACTcacggtggtggagggggcgTTTGGTCCATCCACAATACCGGCGCCTCCCTCTGGAATGCGCAGCTACAGCCCCAGAGTTCATCAAGCGCAACAGCCCTTTCGTCGGCAGCGCTCAGTATCACCACGCGGGCGAGGACACGAGGTTCGGAGctgcctcctgcaccgcaaccgtcgctgccgtcgacgCACGCACTTCAGTTGTACGTGCCAAACGTCGTTCGTCAGCGTGAGAAAGGCCCGCCGCTACAGTGA
- a CDS encoding hypothetical protein (TriTrypDB/GeneDB-style sysID: LpmP.08.0410), whose product MRKSASDGGNSTSPTVVHVARSNASTLRPNALQSQLEEAHPSAPRVHGVTPSLARGGGGMASSASALRFTCCRCRRSLVVRPGMQRSAAPTLPPPHESASPSRGSAVVVEGLQPHLSSSPPPVSAVQSAVRASHATCGAGRVFRPLEPPAVVLDTEDCAAQPNAICDAHASIPPATTLTAIFEERHQLPCSSTATQFMDEALLNALPLHFFSSAELLSSPQLADLLVHAQGSGVAAAPMTIGAENTLASSHSLTSLRPPQPIHPTNPLIGLALPSETAVLDVSQLVSLGVPVRSATCRDEGEAKDEEKHTALRSGAIRRVPIHSTQATSNTTVAHGHTELHYTSADEHHGECADTAARTPPLQPSSIPTLPPPPPSSVAEEGACEVLATPNPVAAADPCTPPTHLLAADNACADPPPSSLGMPFSSPSLPPAPSRTSSFDPSSSTAPLPGYPPTAVPCDELCRRWMRLLARTAVPHEQPLCSDCWREDCLVPLQQRTRLSLQGSKTLSTILSSTPEEKRRIFTMCYTDPAAVPLSGAVVISVDFREGFYEVERRKAFLSTATKFERTLPLMSLDAVAANLFGTDEENMLSSLESLSALHKGPFPVTRESATALHRLRCSPDAPLEQRRGSQAEHDEGALALSEDGNEAEQLMAELERLRVDQARLEQEVAELRYVLHALESTTHPRSHGEGRLGDTTTAPTRAVTPEGWQELAVAHNIREVERAFTLGDEAAERQHAMDDLVTRFSYVSSTPIDDLCFPIDVSGPVGLIAGLRLGLVPPYSGSSSGCPSAGSSAVHDGDTSARSAPSNLRPLAHSAVSASEEAIHLDGFVHRQVNYTQLLLSGNTSANGNNHCDTAEKGKRNSHSGVNGGLSRGGAAALIGTGASANASASTTASTTATRSNTRVSPLEVNAACGYLLLLINYLAQVNGFSFRTAVLRPAGDRSTVALLKRAPASARAVRAGGTAPAAATASTSLSPFNVFSYFTNKSRADTQTSEDAKPLRGATASSPAYVVDSEVDFYLTDRLLAWRTFGAACVAVATCVKELTDALHESLRCWRVRESMMGRPQPSVALMLSSPAATVAPSDNLECVEVPSHGVPLPASTAAAGGTEGLTTVPVACRRKNAPVPLPQLVQELSSSHNHVNRTATLASGSAPHPSTAALDTRGGSGTTPAEHGSRVGNSACTSALLRASQETTPEQHRSPPAGDGRFPLQPPFRTRDDAVDGFSVRHGSVSEAIWTLGMKKLLANVRWCMEATVELEGLYAVAGEANSDGADEQVGEEDGEVTGKVGGGGRRLSLAGQGGSS is encoded by the coding sequence ATGAGGAAAAGCGCGTCAGATGGGGGCAACAGTACGTCCCCCACAGTCGTTCATGTGGCAAGATCGAATGCCTCGACCCTGCGGCCAAACGCTCTACAGTCGCAGCTGGAAGAAGCACATCCCTCAGCGCCTCGCGTCCACGGTGTCACACCCAGCCTGGCaaggggcggtggcggtatggcctcctctgccagcgcGCTTCGCTTCACgtgttgtcgctgtcgccgctccTTGGTGGTTCGCCCTGGAATGCaacgcagtgctgcaccaacactgccaccaccgcacgAATCAGCCTCGCCGTCGCGTGGATCAGCCGTCGTCGTAGAAGgcctgcagccgcacctctCCAGCTCGCCACCACCGGTATCCGCGGTGCAGAGTGCCGTACGCGCCTCTCACGCGACGTGCGGTGCCGGACGCGTCTTCCGCCCCCTGGAGCCGCCAGCGGTGGTTCTGGACACAGAGGACTGTGCCGCTCAGCCCAACGCCATTTGTGATGCCCACGCTAGCATACCGCCTGCCACCACATTGACGGCCATCTTTGAGGAGCGCCACCAGCTCCCCTGCAGTAGCACCGCCACGCAATTCATGGACGAAGCTCTCCTCAAtgcgctgccactgcactTCTTTTCCTCAGCGGAGCTTTTATCCTCGCCGCAGCTGGCGGACCTACTCGTGCACGCCCAAGGgagcggcgtcgctgctgccccgaTGACCATAGGGGCAGAGAATACCTTGGCGAGCAGCCACTCGCTGACTTCGCTCCGTCCGCCACAGCCCATCCATCCCACCAATCCGCTCATTGGACTCGCCCTCCCCTCAGAGACTGCGGTGCTGGACGTGTCGCAGCTCGTCTCCCTGGGTGTGCCGGTGCGAAGCGCCACGTGCAGGGATGAGGGTGAAGCCAAAGATGAGGAAAAGCATACCGCTCTTCGCTCAGGAGCGATACGGCGAGTCCCAATCCACTCGACGCAGGCGACAAGCAACACCACTGTAGCACACGGGCACACCGAACTGCACTACACATCCGCTGATGAGCACCACGGCGAGTGTGCTGACACAGCGGCGCGGACACCTCCACTACAACCCTCCAGCATCCCCACcctaccgccgccgccgccgtcgtcggtCGCGGAAGAGGGAGCTTGCGAAGTGCTCGCCACGCCCAAccccgtcgctgctgccgaccCGTGCACACCACCAACGCACCTGCTCGCGGCGGACAACGCATGTGCAGACCCTCCGCCTTCCAGCTTGGGGatgcctttctcttccccttccctgccACCCGCGCCATCACGGACGTCTTCTTTCGACcctagcagcagcacagcaccgctgccaggCTACCCTCCGACCGCCGTACCCTGTGATGagctctgccgccgctggaTGCGTCTGCTCGCCCGCACGGCCGTGCCGCATGAGCAGCCgctctgcagcgactgctgGCGCGAAGACTGTCTTGtcccgctgcagcagcgcacacggcTCTCACTACAGGGATCGAAAACACTCTCCACGATACTCTCGAGCACTCCTGAAGAAAAGCGTCGCATCTTCACGATGTGCTACACCGAcccggcagcggtgccacttTCGGGTGCTGTTGTCATCTCAGTGGACTTCCGCGAAGGTTTTTATGAAGttgagaggaggaaagcatTTCTCTCGACGGCGACGAAGTTCGAGCGTACTCTACCGCTCATGTCACTTGACGCAGTCGCAGCGAACCTGTTCGGCACTGACGAGGAAAATATGCTAAGTTCGCTCGAgtcgctctctgcgcttcACAAAGGGCCTTTCCCAGTCACGAGGGAGTCCGCCACAGCACTCCACCGTTTGCGGTGCTCCCCGGACGCGCCACTCGAGCAACGTCGGGGGTCTCAGGCAGAACACGACGAAGGTGCTTTGGCCTTGTCGGAAGACGGCAATGAAGCAGAGCAGCTGATGGCGGAGTTAGAGAGGCTGCGTGTTGATCAAGCGAGACTGGAGCAGGAAGTGGCGGAACTGCGATATGTGCTGCACGCCTTGGAGTCCACGACCCATCCTCGAAGCCATGGCGAGGGGCGATTGGGTGACACCACCACGGCGCCAACTCGGGCTGTCACGCCAGAGGGATGGCAAGAGCTCGCGGTGGCACACAACATCCGCGAGGTGGAACGCGCATTCACCCTCGGCGATGAGGcggcagagcggcagcacgccATGGACGACCTTGTCACACGCTTCTCCTACGTATCCTCCACGCCGATTGACGACCTCTGCTTTCCCATCGACGTCTCTGGTCCCGTGGGGCTCATTGCTGGATTGCGACTCGGACTTGTACCACCGTACTCCGGATCCAGCAGTGGTTGCCCGAGCGCtgggagcagcgccgtgcaTGATGGCGACACTTCAGCGAGATCCGCGCCGTCTAACCTTCGGCCGCTTGCCCATTCGGCCGTGTCTGCATCGGAAGAAGCCATACACCTTGACGGCTTTGTTCACCGACAGGTGAACTACACGCAACTGCTGCTTAGCGGCAACACGAGCGCCAATGGCAACAACCACTGCGACACTGcggaaaaaggaaagcgcaACAGCCACAGTGGCGTGAACGGGGGCCTGTCGCGcggcggggcggcggcactgaTAGGAACTGGTGCTTCTGCCaacgcctccgcctccaccactgcATCGACCACCGCAACGAGGTCCAACACCCGCGTGTCGCCGCTGGAGGTAAATGCGGCGTGCGGTTATCTGCTGCTCTTGATCAACTACCTGGCACAAGTGAACGGCTTTTCATTTCGCACAGCTGTGCTGCGGCCTGCTGGAGATCGCAGTACggtagcgctgctgaagcgcgcgCCGGCCTCTGCCAGAGCTGTAAGAGCTGGTGGCactgctcctgctgcggcgacggcatccacatcgctttctcctttcaATGTCTTCAGCTACTTCACCAATAAAAGTcgcgcagacacgcagaccAGCGAAGATGCGAAGCCTTTGAGGGGGGCGACTGCGTCCTCGCCCGCCTACGTGGTGGATAGCGAAGTCGACTTCTATCTGACTGACCGCCTGCTGGCGTGGCGGACCTTCGGCGCCGCTTGCGTTGCAGTGGCCACATGCGTGAAGGAGTTGACCGATGCCCTGCACGAAAGCCTGCGCTGTTGGCGGGTGCGGGAGAGCATGATGGGCCGACCTCAGCCATCTGTGGCTCTGATGCTGTCATCACCTGCAGCGACTGTGGCACCTTCTGACAATTTAGAGTGCGTGGAAGTTCCCTCCCACGGGGTGCCACTACCCgcatcaacagcagcagcaggaggaacAGAAGGCCTCACAACTGTGCCGGTGGCCTGCAGGCGAAAGAATGCGCCGGTGCCGTTGCCTCAACTCGTACAGGAGCTCTCTAGCAGCCACAATCATGTGAACCGCACAGCGACTCTCGCGAGCGGCAGTGCCCCTCACCcaagcaccgctgctctcgaCACGCGTGGGGGGTCGGGTACGACGCCGGCGGAACACGGCAGTCGTGTGGGCAACTCCGCGTGCACGTCAGCCCTTTTGCGTGCATCGCAGGAAACAACGCCTGAGCAACACCGCAGCCCTCCTGCAGGAGACGGTCGGTTCCCGCTTCAGCCTCCTTTTCGAACCCGCGATGACGCCGTCGACGGCTTCTCTGTTCGCCACGGCAGCGTGTCGGAGGCAATTTGGACCCTCGGCATGAAGAAGCTCCTGGCGAATGTGCGGTGGTGCATGGAGGCGACGGTGGAGCTGGAAGGCCTCTACGCTGTCGCCGGTGAGGCTAACAGTGATGGGGCCGACGAGCAGGTGGGTGAAGAGGACGGTGAGGTGACTGGgaaggtgggggggggggggaggagactATCGCTAGCAGGGCAAGGAGGGAGTAGCTGA